Proteins from a single region of Streptomyces vinaceus:
- a CDS encoding phosphatase PAP2 family protein, with the protein MGESSVKTLETRTEVPSSRVVGDEARPVAQRALLPRLRAPRRPRIWFEILLIGVSYWTYSLIRNAVPEQKADALANADWLWDLERTLGIAVEQSVNHAVNSVTWLIVGMNYYYATLHFIVTIGVLVWIYRFHPGRYAATRMVLFATTGVALLGYYFFPLAPPRLMNGGHFVDTVLVHHTWGSMASGNLKHMSNQYAAMPSMHIGWSLWCGLTIFAVASAPWARILGLLYPVATLLVIVATANHFWLDAVGGMLCLAFGYTVSRAWYGSLPHRLPREPEETGPHPATSALLNRFRGA; encoded by the coding sequence ATGGGTGAATCGAGCGTGAAGACACTGGAAACCCGGACGGAAGTGCCGTCATCCCGCGTGGTCGGCGATGAGGCCCGTCCGGTTGCTCAGCGCGCTCTCCTGCCCCGGCTGCGCGCCCCGCGCCGGCCGCGGATCTGGTTCGAGATCCTGCTCATCGGGGTCAGCTACTGGACGTACTCGCTCATCCGCAACGCGGTGCCCGAGCAGAAGGCGGACGCCCTCGCGAACGCCGACTGGCTGTGGGACCTCGAACGCACCCTCGGCATCGCGGTGGAGCAGTCGGTCAACCACGCCGTGAACTCGGTGACGTGGCTGATCGTCGGCATGAACTACTACTACGCCACCCTCCACTTCATCGTGACCATCGGCGTCCTGGTGTGGATCTACCGCTTCCATCCGGGGCGTTACGCGGCCACCCGCATGGTCCTCTTCGCCACCACGGGCGTGGCCCTGCTCGGCTACTACTTCTTCCCGCTCGCGCCGCCGCGGCTGATGAACGGCGGGCACTTCGTCGACACCGTGCTGGTCCACCACACCTGGGGCTCGATGGCCTCCGGCAACCTCAAGCACATGTCGAACCAGTACGCGGCCATGCCCTCCATGCACATAGGGTGGTCGCTCTGGTGCGGACTGACGATCTTCGCGGTCGCCTCCGCCCCGTGGGCCCGGATCCTGGGCCTGCTCTACCCGGTGGCCACCCTCCTGGTCATCGTGGCCACCGCCAACCACTTCTGGCTGGACGCCGTGGGCGGCATGCTCTGCCTCGCGTTCGGCTACACCGTCTCGCGCGCCTGGTACGGCTCGCTGCCGCACCGGCTGCCGCGCGAGCCGGAGGAGACGGGACCGCATCCCGCCACGTCGGCCCTGCTGAACCGGTTCCGCGGGGCCTGA
- a CDS encoding immunity 49 family protein, which produces MQDVERHEVGEHRMTEALEDVPGRAYDHWYRLRYGGGLSLKGLHETRRDLLDHVGARTQADPGLTGAVARRALLTAAECALGELSLGCFPNGDFEVPFPLLHEELSSMDLSFGGDAVDRAPTARTWLDAFALCVACGLVRERDRVIGLLLRNDYAPALRDGVPYSPLDSHSDPAELAEMDALCLYLTPAAGHLPRDRPDTTLRKPEAAERAEAARRLDGFEVLTADQRLLRVLLDDDQAAFERALAGILAGFREGAAEDAPARSLLPVATIALAALAVQVHGWRLGVTSAYLPQSLLHA; this is translated from the coding sequence GTGCAGGACGTGGAGCGGCACGAGGTCGGCGAGCACCGGATGACCGAGGCCCTGGAAGATGTCCCGGGACGGGCCTACGACCACTGGTACCGGCTGCGGTACGGCGGCGGGCTGTCCCTGAAGGGGCTCCACGAGACCCGTCGGGACCTCCTCGACCACGTCGGCGCGCGGACGCAGGCGGACCCGGGGCTGACCGGGGCCGTCGCACGCCGCGCGCTGCTGACGGCGGCCGAATGCGCGTTGGGGGAGCTCTCCCTCGGCTGTTTCCCGAACGGCGACTTCGAAGTGCCGTTCCCGCTCCTCCACGAGGAGCTCAGCAGCATGGACCTCTCCTTCGGCGGCGACGCCGTCGACCGGGCGCCCACGGCCCGGACCTGGCTGGACGCCTTCGCGCTGTGCGTGGCCTGCGGGTTGGTCCGGGAGCGGGACCGGGTGATCGGCCTGCTGCTGCGGAACGACTACGCACCGGCCCTGCGCGACGGCGTGCCGTACTCGCCGCTCGACTCGCACTCCGACCCGGCCGAGCTCGCCGAGATGGACGCGCTGTGCCTCTACCTGACGCCGGCGGCCGGACACCTGCCGCGGGACCGGCCGGACACGACCCTCCGCAAGCCCGAGGCCGCCGAGCGCGCCGAGGCCGCCCGGCGGCTGGACGGCTTCGAGGTGCTCACTGCGGACCAGCGGCTGCTGCGCGTCCTGCTGGACGACGACCAGGCCGCCTTCGAGCGCGCCCTGGCCGGGATACTCGCCGGTTTCCGCGAGGGCGCGGCCGAGGACGCGCCCGCCCGCTCCCTCCTCCCAGTCGCCACCATCGCCTTGGCCGCGCTGGCCGTCCAGGTCCACGGCTGGCGGCTCGGCGTCACCTCCGCCTACCTGCCGCAGAGCCTCCTGCACGCCTGA
- a CDS encoding extracellular solute-binding protein, which yields MRRGIAATALVATLALAATACGGDDKGGDETKAGGELSGTVTWWDTSNDAEKASFQKIAEAFTAKHPKVTVKYVNVPYGDAQNKVKNAFSSGSEAPDVIRADVGWVADFASLGYLDEVPAETAKKVDAEFLPQAAASGKYEGKTYAVPQVIDTLGLFYNKKMLADAGVQPPKTLEEVKTAAAAIKAKTGKAGLYLRGDDSYWFLPLIYGEGGDLVDAKNKTVTVDNPAGVKAFKTARDLVTSGAAITNATDGWTNMQTAFKSGEAAMMINGPWAVADTYAGDQFKDKANLGVAAVPAGSVKAGAPQGGHDLAVYAGSKNRAAAHAFVEYMTSQDVQVQSTKELSLLPTRAAAYEQPDVKSSEMVQFFKPAVDKAVERAWIPENGSLFEPLKVEYTKAITGASSPEDAAKSAGTEFRKILKGWK from the coding sequence ATGCGGCGTGGCATAGCGGCCACCGCGCTGGTCGCGACCCTGGCGCTCGCGGCGACGGCTTGCGGCGGTGACGACAAGGGCGGCGACGAGACCAAGGCCGGCGGGGAGCTCTCCGGCACGGTCACGTGGTGGGACACCTCGAACGACGCCGAGAAGGCCAGCTTCCAGAAGATCGCCGAGGCGTTCACCGCGAAGCACCCGAAGGTCACCGTCAAGTACGTCAACGTCCCGTACGGCGACGCGCAGAACAAGGTCAAGAACGCCTTCAGCAGCGGTTCCGAAGCCCCTGACGTGATCCGCGCGGACGTCGGCTGGGTCGCCGACTTCGCCTCCCTCGGCTACCTCGACGAGGTCCCGGCCGAGACGGCCAAGAAGGTCGACGCCGAGTTCCTGCCGCAGGCCGCGGCCAGCGGCAAGTACGAGGGCAAGACCTACGCGGTCCCGCAGGTCATCGACACCCTCGGCCTCTTCTACAACAAGAAGATGCTCGCCGACGCCGGCGTCCAGCCCCCCAAGACCCTGGAGGAGGTCAAGACCGCCGCCGCCGCGATCAAGGCGAAGACCGGCAAGGCCGGCCTCTACCTGCGCGGCGACGACTCCTACTGGTTCCTGCCGCTGATCTACGGCGAGGGCGGCGACCTCGTCGACGCGAAGAACAAGACGGTCACCGTCGACAACCCGGCCGGCGTCAAGGCGTTCAAGACCGCCCGCGACCTGGTCACCTCGGGTGCGGCGATCACCAACGCCACCGACGGCTGGACCAACATGCAGACCGCCTTCAAGTCGGGCGAGGCCGCGATGATGATCAACGGTCCGTGGGCCGTCGCCGACACCTACGCCGGTGACCAGTTCAAGGACAAGGCCAACCTCGGCGTCGCCGCCGTCCCGGCCGGCTCCGTCAAGGCCGGTGCCCCGCAGGGCGGGCACGACCTCGCCGTCTACGCCGGTTCCAAGAACCGCGCCGCCGCGCACGCCTTCGTCGAGTACATGACCTCGCAGGACGTGCAGGTGCAGTCCACCAAGGAGCTCAGCCTGCTCCCGACCCGGGCCGCCGCCTACGAGCAGCCGGACGTCAAGTCCAGCGAGATGGTCCAGTTCTTCAAGCCGGCCGTGGACAAGGCCGTCGAGCGCGCCTGGATCCCGGAGAACGGCTCCCTCTTCGAGCCGCTGAAGGTCGAGTACACCAAGGCGATCACCGGGGCGTCGAGCCCGGAGGACGCGGCCAAGTCGGCCGGCACCGAGTTCCGCAAGATCCTCAAGGGCTGGAAGTAG
- a CDS encoding glycoside hydrolase family 13 protein, with protein sequence MTHELTAARLASASSNATGSGGWWRDAVIYQVYVRSFADSDGDGIGDLQGVRTRLPHLARLGVDAVWLTPFYVSPQADGGYDVADYRAVDPLFGDLSDADELVRAAHALGLRVIVDVVPNHTSDRHAWFREALADPGGEARARYHFRPGRGPGGELPPNDWESVFGGPAWTRTPDGAWYLHLFAPEQPDLNWEHPEVAQEFSSVLRFWLDLGVDGFRIDVAHGMVKAPGMPDIGRGAQATLIGTEPLPFFDQDGVHEIHRSWRRLLDSYEGPRIGVAEAWAPTSERLALYVRPDELHQAFNFRFLNCPWETGAMRTVIDESLAATASVGATTTWVLSNHDVVRHVTRYGGGARGLARARAAALLMLALPGSAYLYQGEELGLPEVADLPDAVRQDPAFLRSAGQDGLRDGCRIPLPWSGERPPYGFGPAGSWLPQPADWAPLSVAAQTGDPHSTLELYRAALELRRALPGLGSPDAGPLTWLPAPEGMLLFTRPGFACTLNSRSEPLELPAPGRPVLSSAPVETDGRTVLLPPDSCTWWAL encoded by the coding sequence ATGACCCATGAGCTGACCGCCGCCCGGCTTGCAAGCGCTTCCAGCAACGCCACCGGAAGCGGCGGCTGGTGGCGCGATGCCGTCATCTACCAGGTGTACGTACGCTCCTTCGCGGACAGCGACGGCGACGGCATCGGCGACCTCCAGGGGGTGCGCACCCGCCTGCCCCACCTGGCCCGGCTCGGGGTCGACGCCGTGTGGCTCACCCCCTTCTACGTCTCCCCGCAGGCGGACGGCGGCTACGACGTCGCCGACTACCGGGCCGTCGACCCCCTCTTCGGGGACCTCTCCGACGCCGACGAGCTCGTCCGGGCCGCCCACGCACTGGGCCTGCGGGTCATCGTGGACGTGGTGCCCAACCACACCTCCGACCGGCACGCCTGGTTCCGGGAGGCCCTCGCCGACCCCGGGGGCGAGGCCCGGGCCCGCTACCACTTCCGCCCCGGCCGCGGACCCGGCGGGGAGCTCCCGCCCAACGACTGGGAGTCCGTCTTCGGCGGCCCCGCCTGGACCCGCACCCCCGACGGGGCCTGGTACCTGCACCTCTTCGCCCCCGAGCAGCCCGACCTGAACTGGGAGCACCCCGAGGTGGCGCAGGAGTTCTCCTCCGTCCTGCGTTTCTGGCTCGACCTCGGCGTGGACGGGTTCCGCATCGACGTGGCCCACGGCATGGTCAAGGCGCCCGGTATGCCCGACATCGGGCGCGGCGCCCAGGCCACCTTGATCGGCACCGAGCCGCTCCCCTTCTTCGACCAGGACGGCGTCCACGAGATCCACCGCTCCTGGCGGCGGCTGCTCGACTCCTACGAGGGCCCGCGCATCGGCGTCGCGGAGGCCTGGGCGCCGACGTCCGAGCGGCTCGCCCTGTACGTACGGCCCGACGAACTGCACCAGGCCTTCAATTTCCGCTTCCTGAACTGTCCCTGGGAGACCGGGGCGATGCGGACCGTCATCGACGAGTCCCTGGCCGCCACCGCCTCCGTCGGCGCCACCACCACCTGGGTGCTGTCCAACCACGACGTCGTACGCCACGTCACGCGGTACGGGGGCGGCGCCCGGGGCCTGGCCCGCGCCCGGGCCGCCGCGCTGCTGATGCTCGCCCTGCCCGGGTCGGCCTACCTCTACCAGGGCGAGGAGCTCGGCCTGCCCGAGGTCGCCGACCTCCCCGACGCCGTGCGCCAGGACCCCGCCTTCCTGCGCTCGGCCGGGCAGGACGGGCTGCGTGACGGCTGCCGCATCCCGCTGCCCTGGTCCGGCGAGCGGCCCCCGTACGGGTTCGGGCCGGCCGGCAGCTGGCTGCCGCAGCCCGCCGACTGGGCCCCGCTCAGCGTCGCCGCCCAGACCGGCGACCCCCACTCCACGCTGGAGCTGTACCGCGCCGCCCTGGAGCTGCGCCGCGCGCTGCCCGGCCTCGGCTCCCCCGACGCCGGCCCGCTGACCTGGCTGCCGGCGCCCGAGGGCATGCTCCTCTTCACTCGGCCCGGGTTCGCCTGCACCCTCAACAGCCGCTCCGAGCCGCTCGAACTCCCCGCGCCGGGGCGCCCCGTACTCTCCAGCGCGCCGGTGGAGACCGACGGCCGGACCGTGCTGCTGCCGCCGGATTCGTGCACGTGGTGGGCGTTGTGA
- a CDS encoding amidohydrolase, protein MPAADTVLTGARVRTLDPARPEARAVAVLGGEILAVGDEADVRDWRGPATEVLDLGGATLTPGLADAHSHPVWGIEMATGADLSAVRDLDQLRTALRTAPRLGGWVLGHGLDHNAFGGRPVDKALIEEALAGAPAFLRLYDGHSALASGAALDAAGITGPRTFDQRSEIVCDPDGRPTGHLVEHAAMALVGALAPKPSAAERRARLTALLGEMAATGLTGAHVMDLGDGDVPALLAGVEYDGDLPLRLNLAPWCMPGATPGDLAELIELQGLRGRHWQVGGVKFFMDGTVEGGTAWLEHADCHGRGTEAFWPDPEAYSAAVRTLDAAGVRTATHAIGDAAVRHVLDTVASLGARARMRHRIEHIETVPDDQLKRFAELGVIASMQPPHTAYTRADHSDEWSKRLGADRAGRAWRCRDLREAGAVLALGSDWPIAHHDARRVLAVARSPLGAAVAGPALTGLMALEGMTSHAAIAAGEQRVAGRIAAGFRADLTAFALDPVETAPDELAQAPIRLTMSGGRITYREEA, encoded by the coding sequence GTGCCCGCTGCCGACACCGTCCTCACCGGAGCCCGCGTCCGTACCCTCGACCCGGCCCGCCCCGAGGCCCGCGCGGTAGCCGTCCTCGGCGGCGAGATCCTCGCCGTCGGCGACGAGGCCGACGTACGCGACTGGCGCGGCCCCGCCACCGAGGTGCTCGACCTCGGCGGCGCCACCCTCACCCCCGGCCTGGCCGACGCCCACAGCCACCCCGTCTGGGGCATCGAGATGGCCACCGGCGCCGACCTCTCGGCCGTCCGCGACCTCGACCAGCTGCGGACCGCCCTGCGCACCGCGCCCCGCCTCGGAGGCTGGGTCCTCGGCCACGGCCTCGACCACAACGCCTTCGGCGGACGCCCCGTCGACAAGGCCCTGATCGAGGAGGCCCTGGCCGGCGCCCCCGCCTTCCTGCGCCTGTACGACGGCCACTCGGCCCTCGCCTCCGGCGCGGCCCTGGACGCCGCGGGCATCACCGGCCCGCGTACGTTCGACCAGCGCTCGGAGATCGTCTGCGATCCGGACGGCCGCCCCACCGGGCACCTCGTCGAGCACGCCGCGATGGCCCTGGTCGGCGCCCTCGCCCCCAAGCCCTCGGCCGCCGAGCGGCGCGCCCGGCTCACCGCCCTGCTCGGCGAGATGGCCGCCACCGGCCTCACCGGGGCCCATGTGATGGACCTCGGCGACGGCGACGTACCGGCCCTGCTCGCGGGCGTCGAGTACGACGGCGACCTGCCGCTGCGGCTGAACCTGGCGCCCTGGTGCATGCCGGGCGCCACCCCCGGGGACCTGGCGGAGCTGATCGAACTCCAGGGGCTGCGCGGCCGCCACTGGCAGGTCGGCGGGGTCAAGTTCTTCATGGACGGCACCGTCGAGGGCGGCACCGCCTGGCTGGAGCACGCCGACTGCCACGGCCGGGGCACGGAGGCCTTCTGGCCCGATCCCGAGGCCTACTCGGCGGCCGTACGGACCCTCGACGCGGCCGGGGTGCGCACCGCGACGCACGCCATCGGCGACGCGGCCGTCCGCCACGTCCTGGACACGGTGGCCTCGCTGGGCGCCCGCGCCCGGATGCGGCACCGGATCGAGCACATCGAGACCGTCCCGGACGACCAGCTGAAGCGGTTCGCGGAGCTCGGCGTGATCGCCTCGATGCAGCCGCCGCACACCGCGTACACCCGGGCCGACCACAGCGACGAGTGGTCGAAGCGGCTGGGCGCGGACCGGGCGGGGAGGGCCTGGCGCTGCCGGGACCTGCGCGAGGCGGGGGCCGTGCTGGCCCTGGGCTCCGACTGGCCGATCGCCCACCACGACGCCCGCCGGGTCCTGGCCGTCGCCCGCAGCCCCCTGGGCGCGGCCGTCGCCGGACCCGCCCTGACCGGGCTGATGGCCCTGGAGGGCATGACCTCGCACGCGGCGATCGCGGCGGGGGAGCAGCGGGTGGCGGGCCGGATCGCGGCCGGCTTCCGGGCGGACCTGACGGCCTTCGCGCTCGACCCCGTGGAGACCGCCCCGGACGAGCTGGCACAGGCCCCGATCCGGCTCACGATGTCGGGCGGCCGGATCACGTACCGCGAGGAGGCGTGA
- a CDS encoding LacI family DNA-binding transcriptional regulator has product MTARLADIAAQAGVSEATVSRVLNGKPGVAAGTRESVLAALDVLGYERPVKLRQRSAGLVGLITPELDNPIFPALAQVIGQALTRQGYTPVLATQTPGGSTEDELTEMLVDRGVSGIIFVSGLHADTTADMGRYDQLRGQGVPYVLINGFSDRVQAPFVSPDDRAAMQLAVTHLTALGHTRIGLAVGPKRFVPVLRKIEGFRLGMKERLGLDEAEVEELIQHSLYTLEGGQAAATALIARGCTAVVCASDMMALGAIRAARQQGLRVPQDVSVVGFDDSPLIAFTDPPLTTIRQPVQAMGQAAVRTLLEEIGGTPAPHSEFVFLPELVVRGSTASGPQLGAPPGRRPGE; this is encoded by the coding sequence GTGACCGCACGGCTAGCCGACATCGCAGCCCAGGCGGGGGTCAGCGAAGCCACAGTCAGCCGCGTGCTCAACGGCAAGCCCGGTGTGGCCGCCGGCACCCGTGAATCGGTGCTGGCCGCGCTCGACGTGCTCGGCTACGAGCGCCCGGTCAAGCTGCGCCAGCGCAGCGCGGGGCTCGTCGGCCTCATAACCCCCGAGCTGGACAACCCCATCTTCCCGGCGCTCGCGCAGGTCATCGGCCAGGCGCTGACCCGGCAGGGGTACACCCCGGTGCTGGCCACCCAGACGCCCGGCGGGTCCACCGAGGACGAGCTCACCGAGATGCTGGTCGACCGCGGGGTCTCCGGCATCATCTTCGTCTCCGGGCTGCACGCCGACACCACCGCCGACATGGGCCGCTACGACCAACTCCGCGGGCAGGGCGTCCCGTACGTCCTGATCAACGGGTTCTCCGACAGGGTGCAGGCCCCCTTCGTCTCCCCCGACGACCGCGCCGCCATGCAGCTCGCCGTGACCCACCTGACCGCGCTCGGCCACACCCGGATCGGGCTGGCGGTCGGGCCCAAGCGGTTCGTGCCCGTCCTGCGCAAGATCGAGGGCTTCCGGCTCGGGATGAAGGAGCGGCTCGGTCTCGACGAGGCCGAGGTCGAGGAGCTGATCCAGCACTCCCTGTACACCCTGGAGGGCGGGCAGGCCGCGGCGACCGCGCTCATCGCGCGCGGCTGCACCGCCGTCGTGTGCGCGAGCGACATGATGGCGCTCGGGGCGATCCGTGCGGCCCGGCAGCAGGGGCTGCGGGTGCCGCAGGACGTCTCGGTCGTCGGCTTCGACGACTCCCCCCTCATAGCGTTCACCGATCCGCCGCTGACCACCATCCGGCAGCCGGTGCAGGCCATGGGGCAGGCGGCGGTCCGTACGCTCCTGGAGGAGATCGGCGGTACGCCGGCCCCGCACAGCGAGTTCGTCTTCCTCCCCGAGCTGGTGGTCCGCGGATCCACCGCCTCCGGCCCGCAGCTGGGGGCACCTCCCGGCCGGAGGCCGGGAGAGTAG
- a CDS encoding carbohydrate ABC transporter permease codes for MAAHTSQSVAKAAGGDGEDSVAARGRSRRTDSAKRGGLGRALATHWYAWAMVAPVVLVLGVIIGWPLARGVYLSLTDANERNVGRTIGANHIEATYTFVGLDNYADVLADPVFLQRLVWTVVWTVLCVSITFTLGLALANMLNRDFRGRAAYRMALILPWAVPGFVSVFAWRFLFNRDSGILNKILDGGGISAIPWLDDPTWAKFSVVAVNVWLGVPFMMVALLGGLQSIPGELYEAAEMDGATSWQRFRHITLPGLRAVSMTVILLSTIWTFNMFPVIFLLTRGGPGDSTEILVTQAFREAFVASPRDFAGSATWGVLILALLMIFALVYRRSLRKQGEVW; via the coding sequence ATGGCTGCTCACACCAGCCAGTCGGTGGCGAAGGCCGCGGGCGGCGACGGGGAAGACTCCGTCGCGGCCCGCGGCCGGAGCCGCAGGACTGACAGCGCGAAGCGCGGTGGCCTGGGGCGCGCCCTGGCCACCCACTGGTACGCCTGGGCCATGGTCGCCCCGGTGGTGCTCGTCCTCGGCGTGATCATCGGCTGGCCGCTCGCCCGCGGCGTCTACCTGTCGCTGACCGACGCCAACGAGCGCAACGTCGGCCGTACGATCGGCGCCAACCACATCGAGGCGACGTACACGTTCGTCGGCCTCGACAACTACGCCGACGTCCTGGCCGACCCGGTGTTCCTGCAGCGGCTGGTGTGGACGGTGGTGTGGACCGTCCTGTGCGTGTCGATCACCTTCACGCTCGGACTGGCCCTGGCCAACATGCTGAACCGGGACTTCCGGGGCCGCGCCGCCTACCGCATGGCGCTCATCCTGCCCTGGGCCGTCCCCGGCTTCGTCTCCGTCTTCGCCTGGCGGTTCCTGTTCAACCGCGACAGCGGCATCCTGAACAAGATCCTCGACGGGGGCGGCATTTCGGCGATCCCGTGGCTCGACGACCCGACCTGGGCGAAGTTCTCGGTCGTCGCCGTCAACGTCTGGCTCGGCGTCCCGTTCATGATGGTCGCCCTGCTCGGCGGGCTGCAGTCGATCCCCGGCGAGCTGTACGAGGCCGCCGAGATGGACGGGGCCACGTCCTGGCAGCGGTTCCGGCACATCACCCTGCCCGGTCTGCGGGCGGTGAGCATGACCGTGATCCTGCTCTCCACCATCTGGACCTTCAACATGTTCCCGGTGATCTTCCTGCTGACGCGGGGCGGACCGGGCGATTCCACGGAGATCCTGGTGACCCAGGCCTTCCGGGAGGCGTTCGTGGCCAGTCCGCGCGATTTCGCCGGCTCCGCCACCTGGGGCGTGCTCATCCTCGCCCTGCTCATGATCTTCGCGCTGGTCTACCGGCGCTCGCTGCGCAAGCAGGGAGAGGTGTGGTGA
- a CDS encoding sugar ABC transporter permease: MTTTDVPATQQGATRPSAAQQGVRKRGERSPLASAGLHATLIVASVIAVFPVLWVLLTSIKPAKHAISTDFVKEPTLENYRYLVESTSFFTWFGNSVLVAGITTVLGVFIAATTGYAVSRFKFPGMKPLMWTLLVTQMFPMAILIVPLYNLMGDLGLLNQPLGLIITYLTIAVPFCAWMMKGFFDTIPVEIDESGRVDGLNPFGTFWRLILPLAKPGLAVTGFYSFITAWGEVAYASAFMVGDEHLTLAGGLQTFVTQYTSNWGAMSAASVLIAIPAAIFFLFAQRHLVAGMTAGATKG, from the coding sequence GTGACGACGACCGACGTCCCCGCGACCCAGCAGGGCGCGACCCGGCCGAGTGCGGCCCAGCAGGGCGTGCGCAAGAGGGGCGAGCGCTCCCCCCTCGCCTCCGCCGGACTGCACGCCACCCTGATCGTCGCGTCCGTGATCGCCGTCTTCCCGGTGCTGTGGGTCCTGCTGACCTCCATCAAGCCCGCGAAGCACGCCATCTCCACGGACTTCGTGAAGGAACCGACCCTGGAGAACTACCGGTACCTGGTGGAGTCGACCTCCTTCTTCACCTGGTTCGGCAACTCCGTGCTCGTGGCCGGCATCACCACCGTCCTCGGCGTGTTCATCGCCGCCACCACCGGCTACGCCGTCAGCCGGTTCAAGTTCCCCGGCATGAAGCCGCTGATGTGGACCCTGCTCGTCACGCAGATGTTCCCGATGGCCATCCTGATCGTCCCGCTCTACAACCTCATGGGAGACCTGGGGCTGCTCAACCAGCCGCTCGGGCTGATCATCACGTACCTCACCATCGCCGTGCCGTTCTGCGCCTGGATGATGAAGGGGTTCTTCGACACCATCCCGGTCGAGATCGACGAATCCGGCCGCGTCGACGGACTCAACCCCTTCGGCACCTTCTGGCGGCTGATCCTGCCGCTGGCCAAGCCCGGCCTCGCCGTCACCGGCTTCTACTCGTTCATCACCGCCTGGGGCGAGGTCGCATACGCCTCCGCCTTCATGGTCGGCGACGAACACCTCACCCTCGCCGGGGGCCTGCAGACCTTCGTCACGCAGTACACCTCCAACTGGGGTGCGATGAGCGCCGCTTCGGTCCTCATCGCCATCCCGGCGGCCATCTTCTTCCTCTTCGCCCAGCGTCACCTCGTCGCCGGGATGACGGCAGGCGCGACCAAGGGCTGA